Proteins encoded by one window of Candidatus Hydrogenedentota bacterium:
- a CDS encoding MTH1187 family thiamine-binding protein: protein MKVVVDLCVIPVGAGVSLSEYIAACVRVLRDAGLKTHLHAYGTNVEGDWNAVMAAVRRCHETVHAMGAPRICTTIKLSTRVDRDDSMEEKVRSVEEKLAPA from the coding sequence ATGAAGGTCGTTGTTGATTTGTGCGTGATACCGGTTGGAGCGGGCGTTTCGCTTTCGGAATATATCGCCGCGTGCGTGCGCGTGCTGCGCGACGCAGGCTTGAAAACGCATCTGCACGCATACGGCACGAATGTCGAAGGCGATTGGAACGCGGTCATGGCCGCGGTCAGGCGCTGTCATGAGACGGTGCATGCCATGGGCGCGCCCCGGATCTGCACCACGATCAAACTCAGCACTCGGGTCGACCGGGATGATTCGATGGAAGAAAAAGTGCGCAGTGTGGAGGAAAAACTTGCGCCGGCGTGA
- a CDS encoding FmdB family transcriptional regulator produces the protein MPIYTYQIIHEDGTEGDTFQVVRRMSDPPLTRHPETGERVVRVYEAPNIAGKWSESATKAQMSDKNLERLGFTKYQRLGKGQYERTAGSLGPPKLDARD, from the coding sequence ATGCCCATTTATACGTACCAGATTATTCACGAGGACGGGACGGAAGGCGACACGTTCCAGGTGGTGCGGCGGATGAGCGATCCGCCGCTGACGCGGCACCCGGAAACGGGCGAACGCGTCGTGCGCGTGTATGAGGCGCCGAATATCGCGGGGAAGTGGAGCGAAAGCGCGACGAAGGCGCAGATGAGCGACAAGAACCTGGAACGGCTCGGGTTCACGAAGTACCAGCGCTTGGGCAAGGGCCAATACGAGCGCACGGCGGGCAGTCTCGGCCCGCCGAAACTCGATGCGCGCGACTAG
- a CDS encoding hybrid sensor histidine kinase/response regulator, whose translation MATQTAVVEFVDTVDGDLPMEGNQATILIVDDENGPRQALRMLLKEEYRVLTADGVAAAMAFLEHEVIDLIITDLRMPDQSGIDLLRQVRERFPGAEVIILTGYGQLGTAVQAMDFGAFAYMEKPFDNNQMLARVRASLAKRREMLEHRALEELAFQANRFETLGRLVTGTMHDLGTPLSVIGTHIEMLLRNPDRPDLDARLKTMSAQIDHCTDIVRTTMNYLRQTPGKRTPYSLNTVATACLDVARPILTKQEILTEMTLDPDLPMLTGEIALVRQAVLNLVTNASQAMQGMPAPRVIRVHSWQEPGWVCLSVEDNGPGIPKEFRFRIFDALFTTKAERGTGLGLSVVKHVMEHHGGDVTFEEPDNGAGARFVLRFPVV comes from the coding sequence ATGGCCACGCAAACAGCAGTCGTCGAATTTGTGGACACGGTGGATGGGGACCTCCCTATGGAGGGCAATCAGGCAACCATTCTAATTGTGGATGACGAGAACGGTCCGCGTCAGGCGCTGAGAATGCTGCTCAAGGAGGAGTATCGCGTCTTGACCGCGGACGGTGTCGCCGCGGCGATGGCGTTCCTGGAGCATGAGGTCATCGACCTGATCATTACGGACCTCCGGATGCCCGACCAGTCGGGCATCGACCTGTTACGGCAGGTGCGCGAGCGGTTCCCGGGAGCGGAGGTTATCATTCTCACGGGTTACGGTCAGTTGGGCACGGCGGTCCAGGCGATGGACTTCGGCGCCTTCGCGTACATGGAAAAACCGTTCGACAACAACCAGATGCTGGCGCGCGTCCGCGCCTCTCTCGCGAAACGCCGGGAGATGCTCGAACACCGCGCGCTGGAAGAACTGGCGTTTCAGGCGAACCGGTTTGAGACCCTGGGCCGTCTGGTCACGGGGACCATGCACGATCTCGGCACGCCGCTGTCCGTCATCGGCACGCATATCGAGATGCTCCTGCGCAACCCCGACCGGCCCGACCTGGACGCGCGTCTGAAGACCATGAGCGCGCAGATCGATCATTGCACGGACATCGTGCGCACGACGATGAACTATCTGCGCCAGACGCCCGGCAAGCGCACGCCCTACTCGCTGAACACCGTCGCAACCGCGTGCCTGGACGTGGCCCGCCCCATTCTCACCAAGCAGGAGATTCTGACGGAAATGACCCTCGACCCGGACTTGCCCATGCTGACAGGCGAAATCGCGCTGGTCCGTCAGGCGGTGCTGAACCTGGTCACCAACGCAAGCCAGGCCATGCAGGGCATGCCGGCGCCAAGGGTCATTCGCGTCCACAGCTGGCAAGAGCCGGGCTGGGTCTGCCTGTCGGTGGAGGATAACGGGCCGGGTATCCCGAAGGAGTTCCGGTTTCGGATATTCGACGCCCTGTTCACGACGAAAGCGGAACGGGGCACCGGGCTCGGGTTGTCCGTGGTGAAACACGTGATGGAGCATCACGGCGGTGACGTGACCTTTGAGGAGCCTGACAACGGTGCCGGCGCGCGTTTCGTGCTCCGGTTTCCCGTTGTGTAA
- a CDS encoding nucleotidyltransferase domain-containing protein — MTSLNTYGDKLALFGSVLTHLFGPDSDIGVLFEYDPDHVPSLFDVAEMEEELSAPLGRKADMRTPRGSSVLLEPGRVCVRRMTSLKFPAQSRTPRSCLRNAA; from the coding sequence GTGACCAGCTTGAACACTTACGGCGACAAGCTGGCGCTGTTCGGGTCGGTGCTGACGCACCTCTTCGGACCAGACAGCGACATCGGCGTGCTCTTCGAATACGACCCGGACCACGTGCCGAGCTTGTTTGATGTCGCCGAAATGGAAGAAGAACTCAGCGCACCGCTGGGCCGCAAGGCCGACATGCGAACACCGCGCGGGTCCAGTGTGCTGCTTGAACCGGGTCGCGTCTGCGTCCGGCGCATGACTTCGCTTAAATTCCCCGCGCAGTCTCGTACGCCGCGATCTTGTCTTCGAAACGCAGCGTAA
- the leuD gene encoding 3-isopropylmalate dehydratase small subunit, producing the protein MQPFTRHTGIVAPLEALNVDTDQIIPKQFLKRIERTGYEDMLFYDWRYLDDGKTPNPNFEMNAPRYQGASILLTKDNFGCGSSREHAPWALHDYGFRCILAPSYADIFYNNCFNNGMLPITLPIETIEQLFAEVRAQEGYHLTVDLEQQTVTRPGGGIIRFDLHPFLRERLLNGWDQIGLTLRFEDKIAAYETARGI; encoded by the coding sequence ATGCAACCTTTTACCCGACACACCGGCATAGTCGCGCCGCTCGAAGCGCTCAACGTGGACACGGACCAGATCATCCCGAAGCAGTTTTTGAAGAGAATCGAGCGCACGGGATACGAGGACATGTTGTTCTACGACTGGCGCTATCTCGACGACGGCAAGACGCCGAACCCCAATTTCGAGATGAACGCGCCGCGCTACCAGGGCGCGAGCATCCTGCTGACCAAGGACAACTTCGGATGCGGCTCATCGCGCGAACATGCGCCCTGGGCGCTCCACGACTACGGGTTCCGCTGCATCCTCGCGCCGTCCTACGCGGACATCTTCTACAACAACTGCTTCAACAACGGCATGCTGCCCATCACGCTGCCCATTGAGACCATCGAGCAGTTGTTCGCCGAAGTCCGCGCTCAGGAAGGTTACCACCTGACCGTCGACCTCGAACAACAGACGGTCACCAGGCCCGGCGGCGGCATTATCCGTTTCGACCTGCACCCGTTCCTCCGCGAACGCCTGCTCAACGGCTGGGACCAGATCGGACTTACGCTGCGTTTCGAAGACAAGATCGCGGCGTACGAGACTGCGCGGGGAATTTAA
- a CDS encoding glycosyltransferase family 2 protein, producing the protein MAARRAPLLYLVLMSPESDKRPVLSLVAPVYNERDNIVPFLEDVAAVLDAITLENGYEVILVNDGSRDGSDAVLDECAAARPGIVTVVHLARNFGMEPAIQAGLEYARGDAIVVMDSDHQDDPGAIATFLEKWRDGYEVVYAVRTKREEGRLHRFFFWSFYRLLGWLANIELPSDASNFALIDRRVADVLRAMPERNRFLRGLRAWVGFRQAGVPVARRARRAHKTRLGFRGQWKLAMNAIFSFSYVPLFVFRLAGMAALVLSAVLILWALYHKLIVGLALKAWASQLITTAFLGGINLLGIGVVGEYVARIYDEVRRRPNFVIHHVTRRELGSSGE; encoded by the coding sequence GTGGCGGCGCGCCGGGCGCCTCTGCTATACCTTGTGCTCATGAGTCCGGAATCCGATAAGCGCCCTGTTCTGTCGCTTGTTGCGCCCGTCTATAACGAGCGCGACAATATCGTTCCTTTTCTCGAGGATGTAGCCGCCGTGCTCGACGCGATCACGCTCGAAAACGGCTACGAGGTCATCCTGGTCAACGACGGCAGCCGCGACGGCAGCGACGCGGTGCTCGACGAATGCGCCGCCGCGCGGCCCGGCATCGTGACCGTGGTCCATCTGGCGCGCAATTTCGGAATGGAACCGGCGATTCAGGCGGGGCTCGAGTACGCGCGCGGCGACGCCATCGTAGTAATGGATTCCGACCACCAGGACGACCCCGGGGCCATCGCAACGTTTCTCGAAAAATGGCGCGACGGCTACGAGGTCGTTTACGCCGTCCGCACGAAACGCGAGGAAGGCCGGCTGCACCGGTTCTTTTTCTGGTCTTTTTACCGGCTCTTGGGCTGGCTGGCGAATATCGAACTGCCATCGGACGCGAGCAATTTCGCGCTCATCGACCGGCGCGTCGCCGACGTGCTGCGCGCCATGCCCGAGCGCAACCGTTTCCTGCGCGGGCTGCGTGCATGGGTCGGTTTCCGGCAGGCCGGCGTGCCCGTGGCGCGGCGCGCGCGGCGCGCGCATAAGACGCGGCTGGGCTTCCGGGGCCAGTGGAAGCTGGCCATGAACGCCATTTTCTCCTTTTCTTACGTGCCCTTGTTCGTATTCCGGCTGGCCGGTATGGCGGCGCTGGTGCTGTCTGCCGTGCTGATTCTATGGGCTTTGTACCACAAGCTCATCGTGGGCCTGGCCCTGAAAGCGTGGGCGTCACAGTTGATCACCACGGCGTTTCTCGGCGGCATCAACTTGCTTGGGATCGGCGTGGTCGGCGAATACGTCGCCCGCATCTACGATGAAGTGAGACGGCGGCCCAATTTTGTCATCCACCACGTGACGCGCCGCGAACTGGGGTCATCAGGAGAGTAG
- a CDS encoding nucleotidyltransferase domain-containing protein, producing the protein MTDQELIQAVKAIVLRFDPNARVILYGSRARGDSQPDSDWDFLVLLNEELPRTTQRDLEHQLNELELETGTIISMFFRTKRVWDSALLKATPFHAAVSREGVVV; encoded by the coding sequence ATGACCGATCAGGAGCTGATACAAGCCGTCAAGGCAATCGTACTGCGCTTCGATCCGAACGCGCGGGTGATTCTGTATGGTTCCCGTGCGCGTGGCGATTCCCAGCCGGATTCGGACTGGGACTTCCTGGTGCTGCTAAATGAAGAACTTCCGCGAACAACGCAGAGAGACCTGGAGCACCAGCTAAATGAGCTCGAGTTGGAGACTGGAACGATCATTTCTATGTTCTTCCGCACGAAGCGGGTATGGGATTCCGCGCTTCTGAAGGCAACCCCGTTCCACGCTGCCGTGTCGAGGGAAGGAGTCGTCGTATGA
- a CDS encoding nucleotidyltransferase domain-containing protein has protein sequence MSNQELIQAVKAIVLRFDPNAQVILYGSRARGDAQLDSDWNFLVLLDREKAREIDRDIHEALYTLELDAGEVLSAIIRTKGQWDTPLVRATPFHRFVTPEGIPV, from the coding sequence GTGAGTAATCAGGAACTCATACAAGCCGTCAAGGCAATCGTATTGCGCTTCGATCCGAACGCGCAGGTGATTCTGTATGGTTCCCGTGCGCGTGGCGATGCCCAGCTGGATTCGGACTGGAACTTCCTTGTACTGCTGGACCGCGAAAAGGCGCGGGAAATCGACCGCGACATACATGAGGCACTTTACACACTCGAACTGGATGCCGGCGAGGTCCTGTCGGCCATCATTCGCACCAAGGGCCAATGGGATACGCCGCTCGTGCGCGCCACTCCGTTTCACCGGTTCGTGACTCCGGAAGGAATTCCCGTATGA
- a CDS encoding sigma-70 family RNA polymerase sigma factor, producing the protein MATFNPEYWEVATDASRLDRFSSHAALWFETDTDRERRYAMQDFYRAVSPVVRGLIDSKLTRRQREILRLYYIDGKTQEDIAALLSVSQSTVSRHLFGTVRSGKKVGGAIPKLRKAIDVAAPPEVERALVDLRRRLACAS; encoded by the coding sequence ATGGCTACATTCAACCCCGAATACTGGGAAGTCGCAACGGACGCGTCGCGTCTGGACCGGTTCTCCTCGCATGCGGCCCTTTGGTTCGAGACGGATACGGACCGCGAGCGGCGCTATGCGATGCAAGACTTCTATCGTGCGGTTTCCCCCGTGGTCCGCGGCCTCATCGACAGCAAGCTGACGCGGCGGCAGCGGGAAATCCTGCGGCTGTACTACATCGATGGTAAAACGCAGGAGGATATCGCGGCGCTGCTCTCGGTCAGCCAGTCTACCGTAAGCCGGCACCTCTTCGGCACGGTGCGCTCGGGCAAGAAGGTCGGCGGCGCCATTCCCAAGCTGCGCAAAGCCATAGACGTCGCGGCGCCCCCTGAGGTCGAGCGGGCGCTCGTGGACCTGCGGCGGCGTCTGGCATGCGCCTCCTGA
- a CDS encoding CocE/NonD family hydrolase — protein sequence MMPEARLVRYGLLIGMASLAFLPGAIAEEPTEHVRVPMTDGTRLATDVYLPDGHGPWPAILLRSTYGRFFPMEGFLNDGYREAGYACLMQDLRGMGASEGEPHVFYADGWRPGLSDGADTVAWMRAQPWCNGKIGTYGGSALGMTQMLLAPATRGLAAQVIHRAPASFYHHGLYHGGVFRRNLVEGWLNGVFQPHLIAVYKAEPSYGPVWAPYDTVARAADITAPAVFCGGWYDIFQQGTIDGFTSRERNGGEGARGRNYLVMNWTPHQGGVPMDYHPKAKNGMAVGTGRLERAFYDCHLKGDCEALTGMPKVQYFVMGDDSDPNAPGNEWRTAETWPPFATVIAPHYLHADGALTPASPSANAASLEFVYDPNDPCPTRGGPNLFFNVPHGPQDQRKYGQTRKDVLQFATAPLLEPVEVTGRVSVRLYVSSDAPDTDFTAKLVDIYPDGDGRELNILDGIHRVKYRSSLEQPQPPLTGPDQVVALEIDLWSTSIVFNKGHRIGLHVSSSNYPRFEVNPSTGADYPEPGKPMRVAHNRVYCDEAHPSALLLPVRPEE from the coding sequence ATGATGCCGGAAGCGCGGTTGGTGCGGTATGGCCTGCTCATTGGCATGGCGTCGCTCGCTTTTCTGCCGGGCGCCATAGCGGAAGAGCCCACGGAACACGTCCGCGTTCCGATGACCGACGGAACGCGTCTGGCCACGGATGTGTACCTTCCCGACGGTCACGGGCCGTGGCCAGCGATTCTGCTGCGTTCGACCTATGGCCGGTTCTTCCCGATGGAGGGTTTCCTGAACGACGGCTACCGCGAGGCGGGCTATGCGTGCCTGATGCAGGACCTGCGCGGGATGGGCGCGAGCGAAGGCGAGCCGCACGTGTTCTATGCCGACGGCTGGCGTCCGGGGTTGTCCGACGGGGCGGACACGGTCGCGTGGATGCGCGCGCAGCCGTGGTGCAATGGGAAGATTGGCACGTACGGCGGCTCGGCGCTCGGCATGACGCAGATGCTGCTCGCGCCCGCGACGCGCGGCTTGGCCGCGCAGGTCATTCACCGCGCTCCCGCCAGTTTCTACCATCATGGCCTGTACCACGGCGGCGTGTTCCGAAGGAACCTGGTCGAGGGCTGGCTCAACGGCGTGTTCCAGCCCCATCTCATCGCGGTCTACAAGGCCGAGCCGTCCTATGGTCCGGTCTGGGCGCCCTACGACACGGTGGCCAGGGCGGCGGACATTACGGCGCCCGCCGTGTTCTGCGGCGGCTGGTACGATATCTTCCAGCAGGGGACCATCGACGGCTTCACGTCCCGCGAACGCAACGGCGGCGAAGGAGCCCGCGGACGAAACTATCTCGTGATGAACTGGACGCCGCACCAGGGCGGCGTGCCCATGGACTACCATCCCAAGGCCAAGAACGGCATGGCCGTCGGCACGGGCCGGCTGGAACGCGCGTTCTATGACTGCCACCTCAAAGGCGACTGCGAGGCGCTGACGGGCATGCCGAAGGTCCAGTATTTCGTCATGGGCGACGACAGCGACCCGAACGCGCCGGGCAACGAGTGGCGCACCGCGGAAACGTGGCCGCCCTTCGCGACCGTAATTGCGCCGCACTACCTGCACGCGGACGGCGCGCTGACCCCGGCGTCCCCCAGCGCAAATGCGGCCTCGCTCGAGTTCGTCTATGACCCGAACGACCCCTGTCCGACCCGCGGCGGGCCGAACCTGTTCTTCAATGTGCCGCACGGGCCGCAGGACCAGCGGAAATACGGCCAGACGCGCAAGGACGTGCTGCAATTCGCCACCGCGCCGTTGCTTGAGCCGGTCGAGGTCACCGGCCGCGTGTCGGTCCGGTTGTACGTGTCCTCGGACGCGCCCGACACGGATTTCACCGCCAAGTTGGTCGATATCTACCCCGACGGCGACGGCCGCGAACTGAATATCCTCGATGGCATCCATCGCGTAAAGTACCGGTCGAGTCTCGAACAGCCCCAGCCGCCGCTGACCGGCCCAGACCAGGTCGTCGCGCTGGAAATTGACCTGTGGAGCACCAGCATCGTGTTCAACAAAGGACACCGGATCGGGTTGCACGTTTCGAGCAGCAATTATCCGCGCTTCGAGGTGAACCCGAGCACCGGCGCGGACTATCCCGAGCCGGGCAAGCCCATGCGCGTGGCGCATAATCGCGTTTACTGCGACGAGGCGCATCCCAGCGCGTTGCTCCTGCCCGTTCGCCCTGAAGAATAG
- a CDS encoding aminotransferase class III-fold pyridoxal phosphate-dependent enzyme, whose translation MQTEQRQELYAYASRYLMGGVSSSFRRNPFTGEPLYVQRAEGPYIHDVSGRRFIDFFMGHGACPLGHNRPEVAEAIQRALACGLFAEHDSYLTADLARKIVEHVPCAEKVRYTNSGSEATLLCLRLARGYTGREKVVRIDGHFHGVHDYVLCNNLAHKIDADNPGGRPSRIGGLTAGIPQAIRDTLYVIPWNDADVFAALARDKGHEIAAILMNPIDYNNGCVTTTAEYLRAVRATCDRHGIVLIFDEILSGFRTGISCAQGYYGVTPDLCALGKALTNGFPLAAVAGRDRIMEKIMDPDDPVVAGGTFSGNLLGCAAGLAAMGIMETPGFYDAWLGRADRFLRAVQDRFGRAGLPVSVQWLGANFFLYFGVTERVTDYTQFAKLDRETMKRFFRRCIEEGLYFHTDFTVSAQHTEPVLDEALAVIEKVLRTL comes from the coding sequence GTGCAGACAGAACAGCGACAGGAATTGTACGCTTATGCGTCCCGGTACTTGATGGGCGGGGTCTCGTCGAGTTTCCGCCGCAACCCGTTCACGGGCGAGCCGCTCTACGTGCAGCGCGCGGAAGGCCCGTATATTCACGATGTCTCCGGGCGGCGGTTCATCGACTTTTTCATGGGGCATGGGGCGTGTCCGCTCGGGCACAACCGGCCCGAAGTGGCGGAAGCGATTCAGCGCGCGCTCGCATGCGGGCTGTTCGCGGAGCACGACAGCTACCTGACCGCGGACCTCGCGAGGAAGATCGTGGAGCACGTGCCGTGCGCGGAGAAGGTGCGCTATACGAATTCGGGCAGCGAGGCGACGCTGCTGTGCCTGCGGCTCGCGCGCGGCTACACGGGCCGCGAGAAGGTCGTGCGCATCGACGGCCATTTCCACGGCGTGCACGACTACGTGCTGTGCAACAACCTCGCGCACAAGATCGACGCGGACAATCCGGGCGGCCGCCCCTCGCGCATCGGCGGGCTGACCGCGGGCATACCGCAGGCAATCCGCGACACGCTGTATGTGATTCCGTGGAACGATGCGGACGTATTCGCTGCATTGGCCCGGGACAAGGGCCACGAGATCGCGGCGATCCTGATGAATCCCATTGATTACAACAACGGGTGCGTCACCACCACGGCCGAATATCTGCGCGCGGTGCGCGCGACCTGCGACCGGCACGGCATCGTGCTCATCTTCGACGAAATCCTGTCCGGCTTCCGCACGGGCATCTCGTGCGCGCAGGGGTATTATGGCGTGACGCCCGACCTCTGCGCGCTGGGCAAGGCCTTGACCAACGGATTTCCGCTCGCAGCCGTGGCGGGCCGCGACCGGATCATGGAGAAGATTATGGACCCGGACGACCCCGTCGTCGCCGGGGGCACGTTCTCGGGCAACCTTCTCGGCTGCGCCGCCGGGCTCGCGGCCATGGGCATCATGGAAACGCCCGGCTTCTACGATGCCTGGCTGGGCCGCGCCGACCGGTTCCTGCGCGCGGTGCAGGATCGCTTCGGCCGCGCCGGGCTGCCGGTGAGCGTGCAGTGGCTTGGCGCGAACTTCTTCCTCTATTTCGGCGTCACGGAGCGCGTTACGGACTACACGCAGTTCGCGAAGCTCGACCGCGAAACGATGAAGCGCTTCTTCAGGCGGTGTATCGAGGAGGGTCTCTATTTCCACACCGATTTCACCGTCTCCGCGCAACACACGGAGCCCGTGCTGGACGAGGCGCTGGCGGTCATTGAGAAGGTCCTGCGGACGCTGTAA
- a CDS encoding HEPN domain-containing protein produces MTPEQRELVRYRLERARTALRDARSLFELGSLSTCVNRLYYACFYSVTALLAIRNLVSTKHTGVRSLLHQHFVRPGLVSISSSDLYGALFRYRQQFDYVDFSDATQEQVEEWLPAAECFVAEIVAIIDREKASSE; encoded by the coding sequence ATGACTCCGGAACAGCGGGAATTGGTTCGTTACAGACTTGAACGGGCGCGTACAGCCCTTCGCGACGCGAGATCGTTGTTTGAGCTTGGAAGTCTCAGTACCTGTGTAAACAGGCTCTACTACGCTTGTTTCTATTCGGTAACCGCCTTGCTCGCCATCAGGAACCTGGTCAGTACCAAACATACGGGCGTCCGATCGTTGCTGCATCAGCACTTCGTACGTCCGGGATTGGTGAGCATTTCATCGAGTGACCTGTATGGCGCGCTCTTCCGTTACCGCCAGCAGTTCGATTACGTGGACTTCTCGGACGCTACGCAAGAGCAGGTCGAGGAGTGGCTTCCCGCCGCTGAATGCTTCGTGGCGGAGATTGTCGCGATAATTGATCGAGAAAAGGCATCCAGTGAGTAA
- a CDS encoding sugar phosphate isomerase/epimerase: protein MKVGMLTAPFRNESFDTVLEFADTASIPCLEVVAYPGSKHIDPAKMTRAVADGIMQKLEDRGLEISSLGYYTCDITDAKKVKAVQAHAKKTIDAAVMLGVNVVCMLSGFPVPGMTKLQTIRKVLPKAFGPVLTYARKKNVNIALENWFQTCLQGIDTFEAMFEAIPDGHFGLNYDPSHLYHQECDHLLPVSLFAKRIFHTHAKDTLVDKAKRAKTGVYADGWWRYVVPGFGNINWGEYVSHLRANGYEGVLSIEHEDDTQTREEGFMRGAWYLEQFC from the coding sequence ATGAAAGTGGGTATGCTCACCGCGCCCTTTAGAAATGAATCCTTCGACACGGTGCTGGAATTCGCGGACACCGCGTCGATCCCGTGCCTCGAGGTCGTCGCGTATCCCGGCAGCAAGCACATAGACCCGGCCAAGATGACGCGCGCCGTCGCGGACGGCATCATGCAGAAACTGGAAGATCGGGGCCTCGAAATATCGAGCCTGGGCTATTACACGTGTGACATCACCGACGCCAAGAAAGTGAAGGCCGTCCAGGCGCACGCGAAGAAGACCATCGACGCGGCGGTCATGCTCGGCGTGAACGTGGTGTGCATGCTCAGCGGGTTCCCCGTGCCCGGCATGACGAAACTCCAGACGATCCGCAAGGTCCTGCCGAAGGCGTTCGGCCCGGTCCTGACTTATGCGCGAAAGAAAAACGTCAACATCGCGCTCGAAAACTGGTTCCAGACGTGTCTCCAGGGCATCGACACCTTCGAGGCCATGTTCGAGGCCATTCCGGACGGCCATTTCGGGCTCAATTACGACCCGTCGCACCTGTACCATCAGGAATGCGATCATCTGCTGCCCGTGTCCCTGTTCGCCAAGCGCATTTTCCACACACACGCGAAGGACACGCTCGTCGACAAGGCGAAACGCGCCAAGACCGGCGTCTACGCGGACGGCTGGTGGCGCTATGTGGTCCCCGGCTTCGGCAACATCAATTGGGGCGAATACGTAAGCCACCTGCGCGCGAACGGCTACGAGGGCGTGCTCAGCATCGAGCACGAAGACGACACCCAGACGCGCGAAGAAGGGTTCATGCGCGGCGCCTGGTATCTCGAGCAGTTCTGTTGA
- a CDS encoding glucosamine-6-phosphate isomerase, which produces MNLLSTIRNSMLEGFFPAGWDLEKLDRLCARAPATIVQRESWWNRKFEPVPCQTLEDFDTMMGHEIALEIAHAKKAKKPIMFILPVGPMGMYRWAVYFLKEWGVDCRHVHGFNMDEWSDANGATLPSRDPGAFQNAMEQAFYAPLGKLTVPKAQRHFATKSDLPHYPALIAALRKKGARLVTVFGIGRACHIAFWEPHFAAEYDSLKEWKAAEYRLAAQLCPLTIEQNAITSFKSRTTLVSTRANTVGPGLFLKSDRIIGGADGALGRGMMWQGMSLWATLHHAPTPWIPSTFMPTLPGRLFFLKELAGPLEPECN; this is translated from the coding sequence ATCAACCTGCTCAGCACCATCAGGAATTCGATGCTTGAAGGGTTCTTTCCAGCCGGATGGGACCTCGAAAAACTGGACCGGCTGTGCGCCCGCGCGCCTGCGACCATTGTGCAGCGGGAATCCTGGTGGAACAGGAAATTCGAGCCCGTGCCCTGCCAGACGCTCGAGGATTTCGACACGATGATGGGCCACGAGATTGCCCTCGAGATCGCGCATGCGAAGAAAGCGAAGAAGCCCATTATGTTCATCTTGCCCGTCGGGCCGATGGGCATGTACCGGTGGGCCGTCTACTTCCTCAAGGAATGGGGCGTGGACTGTAGGCACGTGCACGGGTTCAACATGGACGAATGGAGCGACGCGAACGGCGCCACCTTGCCCTCGCGCGACCCCGGCGCATTCCAGAATGCGATGGAACAGGCCTTCTACGCGCCGCTCGGCAAGCTGACGGTGCCAAAGGCGCAACGCCACTTCGCGACGAAGAGCGACCTGCCACATTACCCCGCGCTGATCGCCGCACTGCGCAAGAAGGGCGCGCGGCTTGTCACCGTGTTCGGCATTGGCCGCGCGTGCCACATCGCCTTCTGGGAACCGCACTTCGCGGCGGAATACGACTCGCTGAAGGAGTGGAAAGCCGCCGAATACCGGCTCGCGGCGCAGTTGTGCCCCCTGACCATCGAACAGAACGCCATTACGAGCTTCAAGAGCCGCACCACGCTGGTATCGACCCGCGCCAACACCGTCGGGCCGGGGCTCTTCCTCAAATCGGACCGCATCATCGGCGGGGCGGACGGCGCGCTGGGCCGCGGCATGATGTGGCAGGGCATGTCGCTCTGGGCGACGCTGCACCACGCCCCGACGCCGTGGATTCCCAGCACGTTCATGCCCACGCTGCCGGGCCGCCTCTTCTTCCTCAAGGAACTGGCCGGCCCCCTCGAACCCGAGTGCAATTGA